Within the Sulfitobacter sp. JL08 genome, the region AGGATCGCGCGCCAAAAGGATTTCAGGCACTGGATCAGGTCGCCACACCGGACGAGTTGCGCGCCATCGTCGGCGAATACCAGACGATGGCGGGCTATCGGCCAGAACAGGTGAACCGCGCCTGACCACGCGGCGGGATCATTCGTTGATCATTCGGGGGGCGGCAGAAAATCCACATCATGCTCTGCGGAAATCCGAACGAGTTCGGCCGGATCGGTGACGTTGTTCAGATTCTGGAACAGTTCGAACAACTTGCCACAGGGCGCAACGCCAAACATCGCCGTCGCCTCGGCCCCGGATCGGTTGAAGATGCCGTGGGGTTCGTTCATCGGCATCCGCACCAGATCACCGGCATTCGCAACCAGCTTTTCAGAACCGAATTCGACCTCAAGCTGCCCGCTCAGAACGGAAATCCATTCGTCCTGCGTGGTGTGGATATGCGGCGGCACAAACGTGTCTGCCGGAAGGACCGCGTGCCAGACAAACGCATTGTCCGACAAAAGTTTGGGCGTGTAGGTGTGGCCAACCACATTCCACGGCTTGTCCTTGAAACTGTCCGAGGACAGCGTGACACCATGTTCCAGTTTCATCTTATTCTCCCTTTCTGATCTGCGTTTACAAGTGCAGGTACCCTTCGACTTCGCTACGGGCATCGGCAAATCTCGTATGATCGCCCGACCACACGATTTCGCCCTTTTCGATCACATAGTAATGATCGGAAATGCGCGACAACTCATCAAGGTTCTTGTCGATCAGCAGGATCGACAGACCTTGGGATTTCAGATGCGCCAGCATGTCCCAGATCTCGGCACGGATCAGCGGGGCCAGACCTTCGGTCGCCTCGTCCAGGATCAGCAATTCCGGGTTCGTCATCAGTGCCCGCCCGATGGCCAGCATCTGTTGTTCACCACCCGACAATTCGCGCCCCAGATTGCGTTTGCGTTCGGCCAGACGCGGAAACGCCTGATAGACTTTTTCTTCGTTCCAGCCCAGCAACCCGCGTGCCGTGGCGCGCAGATTTTCACTGACGCTGAGTGTTGGAAAAACCTGCCGCCCTTCGGGCACCAGCCCCAGACCGGCGCGTGCAATATCAAAGGGCTGTGCGCCTGTCATGTCCTGTCCGGCAATCGCGATGTGCCCTGCAGTCGGTTTCAGTAGGCCCATGATACACCGCACAGTCGTTGTCTTGCCCATGCCATTGCGCCCCATCAGGGTTGTGACCTGCCCTTTGGGCAAAGACATCGACACATCAAACAGAACCTTTGCCGCACCATAGCCCGCGCAAAGGCCCGATATCTCGACAAAACCGGTCATGCCGCGCTGTCTCCCAGATAGGCCGCGCGTGCAGCAGGGTCTTGGCGCACCTCGTCCGGCGTGCCACGGGCAACCACCACGCCATCGACCAGCACCGACACCACATCGGCCAGCCGGAATATTGCATCCATATCGTGTTCGACCAGCAGCATCGGGATATCGCGGCGCAATGCGTCCAGAATACCGATCAGCGTTTCGCTTTCGGCGCGCCCCAGCCCGGCCATCGGTTCATCCAGCAACAGAAATTTCGGCCGGCCAGCCAATGCGATCCCCAGTTCCAGCAACCGGCGTTCGCCATGCGACAGATCCTGTGCGGCCATATCGGCCCGGTCGGCCAGTCCGATATCCGAAATGGCCTGCATCGCAGCATCGTTCAGCGCCTTTTCATCCCGCGCCGGTTTGAAGAACCGCAGGCTGGACCCCTGTTTGGCCTGCACCGCGAGAGCCACGTTTTCGAGCACCGAAAACGACGGAATGATCGAGGTGATCTGGAATGTGCGGCTTAGCCCGGCCTGAACCCGTTGCCACACGGGCAGATGGGTCACATCATGGCCATCAAAGCGCACATGTCCGCTGTCGGGCGACAGAACGCCGGATATCTGGTGGATCAGGGTGGTTTTGCCCGCACCGTTCGGCCCGATCAGCGCGTGACACTCTCCCTCATCCACGCTGAGCGACACGTTGTTCGTGACATTCACCGATCCGAACGATTTGTTCAGATTTTCAATGATCAGCACGCTCATGTTGCAGCGGCCTTTTTGCTGCGCACCTTAAGAAGGTCCGACAGACCGCCGCGCGCATACAGCACCATCAGCACCAATAGCGGGCCGAAAATCAGCTTCCATTCGTGGAACAGGCCGCCCAGGAATTCTTCGACCAGAACAAAAAAGAACGCGCCCAGAATGGCACCGTTACGGGTGCCCATGCCGCCAAGGACGACAACAACGATCAGTTCACCGGATTTCTGCCATGTCGAAATGGCGGGGCTGATGAATTCGGTATGCTGCGCCATCAACAGACCAGACACACCGGCGATCATGCCGGCGATCACATAGGCGATCAGGCGGTAGCGGAAGACCGAAAACCCCATAACTTCGGTACGTCCCGGGTTTTCCTTGGCCGCGCGCAAGACCCGGCCAAAGCGTGACCCCGCAATCCGGTGAACCAGCCACCAGGTGCCGATCAGCGCGCCCACGATAATGAAATACAACCCGCCACCGTTCTGGACGATATCGGTACCAAACAGCTCTGCCATGCTCCACAAGGTCAGCCCGTCATCGCCGCCATAGGCCGCAAGGGACGTAAATGTAAAATACGCCATCTGCCCGAAGGCCAGAGTGATCATGATGAAATAAACGCCCGATGTGCGCAACGCGAGCGCGCCGGTGATCAGGGCGAACAGCCCGCTGACCAACAGCGTGATCAGCAACAGGATCAGGATATTATCAATCCCTTCTTCCAGTCCGATGCCAGTGACATAAGCCCCCAGCCCGATAAAGGCCGTGTGCCCGAAACTGACCATACCGCCCTGCCCGATCAACAGATCAAGCGACAGTGCCGCGATGGCCAGCAACATCGCCTTGATCAGAAGGGACAAAAGATAGCTGCCGCCAAACTGGTTCGCCAGAACCGGTGCCGCCAGCAAAATCGCAAAGATCACAGCTGCAATCAGGACAGAGCGATCCATTTCAGGCCGCCCCTTTCGTCGGAAAAAGACCTTCGGGGCGCACGATCAGGATGGCGGCCATCAGGATATAGATCAGCATCGACGCCAGCGCCGGTCCGATCTGGTTGGCCATGGAACCGTCAAGAACCAGACTGAGCGTGCTGGTGGCAAGGCTGCGGCCCATCGTGTCGATCAACCCAACCAGCAGCGCCGCAATAAACGCGCCGCGAATGGATCCGATCCCGCCAATGATTATGACGACAAACGCCACGATCAGAATGTTGTCGCCCATACCCGGTTCGATGGAAAAGATCGGTGCCGCAATCACGCCGGCAAACCCGGCCAGCATCGCGCCAAACCCGAACACCACCATAAACAAACGCTGGATGTTCACGCCAAGCGCCGACACCATCGTGGGGTTGCTGGCCCCGGCGCGGATCAACATGCCCACGCGGGTGCGGGTGACAATTGCCCACAATGCGATCGCAACGGTCAGACCGGCGGCGATGGTCGCAAAACGATACACCGGATAGCGCAGGTTTTCGGTCAGTTGCACTGATCCTGACAGGAATTCGGGCGGCGGTATCGTCAGTGTCAGCGGGCCAAAGATAACCTTGGCCGCTTCGTTCAGAAACAGGATGATCCCGAACGTGGCCAGCACCTGATCCAGATGGTCGCGATCATATAAGTGTCGGAACACCAGCACTTCCAGCAACAGACCAAAGATCAGCGCGACAATCAGGGATAACACCAGCGCCAGAAAGAAATTTCCGGTCAGCCCGTAAAACGCGAAGGCCAGATAGGCCCCCACCATGTACTGCACTCCATGCGCCAGATTGATAAATCCCATCACCCCGAAAACCAGAGTAAGGCCCGCCGCGATTAGAAACAGCAACACGCCGTATTGCAGCCCGTTCAGGCATTGAATCAGAAGAAGGGAAAAGGACAAGACACCATGCCTCTGTCAAGGATTGGCCCCCCGGACGATCCGGAGGGCCAATTCAGAGTTACATTGCGCAGTCTTGCTTGAAGCTGTCGGAATAGTCTTCGATCATGGTTTCCATGTAGGATGTATGGAATTTGCCATCAGCCCGTTCCACCACTTGCAGCATGTGGAAATCCTGCACCGGATAGTGGTTGTTGCTGAATGCGAAATCACCGCGCACCGACGTAAAGTCAGCCGCTTTCAACGCCTCGCGCACCGCGTCCTTGTTCGACATATCGCCGCCCACTTTGGATACGGCACTGTCAATCAGCATGGCCGTATCATAGGCCTGCATCGCATAACCACCGGGAACGTAATCGTATTTCGCCTCGAATGCGTCAACGAATGCCTTGTTGGCGGCGTTGTCCATATCAGGGGCCCAGTTGCCTGCCGCAAGAAATCCGACCGCATCCTGCTGCTGTCCCGGCAAAGTGGTTTCATCGGTCGTGAACACCGACATGAAATCCATCTTGTCCTTGAGGCCCGCGCCGGCGAACTGTTTGACCAGTCGCACCCCCATGCCGCCCGGCATGAACGTAAACAGCGCGTCCGCGTCCGATGTGGAAATCTGCGCCAGTTCGGCCGAGAAATCCTGATGGCCAAGCGGCGTGAACACTTCGGTTACGACATTGCCCTTGAACGTGCTTTTGAACCCTTCGACGTTGTCGCGGCCAGCCTGATAGTTGGGCACCATGACAAAGACGTTTTCATATCCCTTTGAATTGGCGATCATGCCCGCAACTTCGGCGTTCTGGTTGTTCTGATAGGACGTCACAAAGAAATACGGATTACAGTTCTTACCGGCGAACGTGGACGGGCCCGCATTGGGGCTGATCAGAAATGTTTCGGATTCCACGACCGGCTTGAAGATCGCCTGAAGCATGTTGGAAAAAATCGTACCGACTACGATATCAACTTCTTCACGTTCAATCAGGTTCTTGGCCTTCAACAGCGCGACATCAGGTTTCAGCTCGTCATCTTCGACAAACATCTCGACCGTCTGGCCGCCCAGCTTGCCGCCTTTTTCCTCAAGCGCGAGGGCAAAGCCATCCGCCGC harbors:
- a CDS encoding cupin domain-containing protein translates to MKLEHGVTLSSDSFKDKPWNVVGHTYTPKLLSDNAFVWHAVLPADTFVPPHIHTTQDEWISVLSGQLEVEFGSEKLVANAGDLVRMPMNEPHGIFNRSGAEATAMFGVAPCGKLFELFQNLNNVTDPAELVRISAEHDVDFLPPPE
- a CDS encoding ABC transporter ATP-binding protein translates to MTGFVEISGLCAGYGAAKVLFDVSMSLPKGQVTTLMGRNGMGKTTTVRCIMGLLKPTAGHIAIAGQDMTGAQPFDIARAGLGLVPEGRQVFPTLSVSENLRATARGLLGWNEEKVYQAFPRLAERKRNLGRELSGGEQQMLAIGRALMTNPELLILDEATEGLAPLIRAEIWDMLAHLKSQGLSILLIDKNLDELSRISDHYYVIEKGEIVWSGDHTRFADARSEVEGYLHL
- a CDS encoding ABC transporter ATP-binding protein, producing the protein MSVLIIENLNKSFGSVNVTNNVSLSVDEGECHALIGPNGAGKTTLIHQISGVLSPDSGHVRFDGHDVTHLPVWQRVQAGLSRTFQITSIIPSFSVLENVALAVQAKQGSSLRFFKPARDEKALNDAAMQAISDIGLADRADMAAQDLSHGERRLLELGIALAGRPKFLLLDEPMAGLGRAESETLIGILDALRRDIPMLLVEHDMDAIFRLADVVSVLVDGVVVARGTPDEVRQDPAARAAYLGDSAA
- a CDS encoding branched-chain amino acid ABC transporter permease, whose product is MDRSVLIAAVIFAILLAAPVLANQFGGSYLLSLLIKAMLLAIAALSLDLLIGQGGMVSFGHTAFIGLGAYVTGIGLEEGIDNILILLLITLLVSGLFALITGALALRTSGVYFIMITLAFGQMAYFTFTSLAAYGGDDGLTLWSMAELFGTDIVQNGGGLYFIIVGALIGTWWLVHRIAGSRFGRVLRAAKENPGRTEVMGFSVFRYRLIAYVIAGMIAGVSGLLMAQHTEFISPAISTWQKSGELIVVVVLGGMGTRNGAILGAFFFVLVEEFLGGLFHEWKLIFGPLLVLMVLYARGGLSDLLKVRSKKAAAT
- a CDS encoding branched-chain amino acid ABC transporter permease, which encodes MSFSLLLIQCLNGLQYGVLLFLIAAGLTLVFGVMGFINLAHGVQYMVGAYLAFAFYGLTGNFFLALVLSLIVALIFGLLLEVLVFRHLYDRDHLDQVLATFGIILFLNEAAKVIFGPLTLTIPPPEFLSGSVQLTENLRYPVYRFATIAAGLTVAIALWAIVTRTRVGMLIRAGASNPTMVSALGVNIQRLFMVVFGFGAMLAGFAGVIAAPIFSIEPGMGDNILIVAFVVIIIGGIGSIRGAFIAALLVGLIDTMGRSLATSTLSLVLDGSMANQIGPALASMLIYILMAAILIVRPEGLFPTKGAA
- a CDS encoding ABC transporter substrate-binding protein, translating into MTRITTTLTAAALGVGLASGAFAENLKIGMVVTLSGPPGALGKQAADGFALALEEKGGKLGGQTVEMFVEDDELKPDVALLKAKNLIEREEVDIVVGTIFSNMLQAIFKPVVESETFLISPNAGPSTFAGKNCNPYFFVTSYQNNQNAEVAGMIANSKGYENVFVMVPNYQAGRDNVEGFKSTFKGNVVTEVFTPLGHQDFSAELAQISTSDADALFTFMPGGMGVRLVKQFAGAGLKDKMDFMSVFTTDETTLPGQQQDAVGFLAAGNWAPDMDNAANKAFVDAFEAKYDYVPGGYAMQAYDTAMLIDSAVSKVGGDMSNKDAVREALKAADFTSVRGDFAFSNNHYPVQDFHMLQVVERADGKFHTSYMETMIEDYSDSFKQDCAM